The following proteins are co-located in the Triticum aestivum cultivar Chinese Spring chromosome 1A, IWGSC CS RefSeq v2.1, whole genome shotgun sequence genome:
- the TBP1 gene encoding TATA-box-binding protein 1: MAAAAVDPMVLGLGTSGGASGSGVVGGGVGRAGGGGAVMEGAQPVDLARHPSGIVPVLQNIVSTVNLDCRLDLKQIALQARNAEYNPKRFAAVIMRIRDPKTTALIFASGKMVCTGAKSEEHSKLAARKYARIVQKLGFPATFKDFKIQNIVASCDVKFPIRLEGLAYSHGAFSSYEPELFPGLIYRMKQPKIVLLVFVSGKIVLTGAKVRDEIYAAFENIYPVLTEYRKSQQ, encoded by the exons ATGGCTGCCGCGGCGGTGGACCCGATGGTGCTTGGGCTGGGAACGAGCGGAGGTGCGAGCGGGAGCGGAGTGGTAGGAGGCGGTGTTGGGAGAGCAGGAGGAGGGGGTGCTGTGATGGAAGGGGCGCAGCCGGTGGATCTCGCCAGGCACCCCTCCGGCATCGTCCCGGTCCTCCA GAACATTGTGTCAACTGTTAATCTGGACTGCAGGTTGGATCTGAAACAAATTGCCTTACAGGCCCGTAATGCAGAGTACAACCCAAAG CGTTTTGCAGCGGTTATCATGAGGATAAGGGACCCCAAGACAACAGCTCTTATATTTGCTTCAGGAAAGATGGTATGCACTGGAGCAAAGAGTGAAGAACACTCGAAGCTTGCTGCCAGGAAG TATGCACGAATTGTCCAAAAGCTTGGCTTCCCAGCTACATTCAAG GACTTCAAGATCCAGAACATTGTCGCCTCATGTGACGTGAAATTTCCCATTCGTCTCGAGGGCCTTGCTTATTCCCATGGTGCCTTCTCCAGT TATGAGCCAGAGCTCTTTCCTGGGTTGATTTACCGTATGAAACAGCCAAAGATTGTCCTCCTTGTATTTGTCTCTGGAAAGATTGTTCTCACGGGAGCTAAGGTGCGCGATGAGATATATGCTGCCTTTGAGAACATCTACCCGGTGCTAACTGAGTACAGGAAATCTCAGCAATG A